The following are from one region of the Pocillopora verrucosa isolate sample1 chromosome 3, ASM3666991v2, whole genome shotgun sequence genome:
- the LOC136279857 gene encoding uncharacterized protein, with translation MDVCNCCTKCLRVNGQTCGGKGYVVGRCAKGLKCNLASASYQHPVGICISLIKPTSQPAQKLLIDRPIKGGENFPRQDIPGSNHRKEGNDLPGDDAKYYVHPNGMWSIHTVKIQDDIAASKVEPTAMNSTGNKTHDQALHKKSTKASVQDSIPDVTPAVIFVAASGAIFLCLIGLLFLPISRKRGNAKTSQTNLQ, from the exons ATGGACGTCTGTAATTGTTGTACCAAATGTCTTCGGGTTAACG GTCAGACTTGTGGTGGCAAGGGTTATGTCGTCGGCCGCTGTGCAAAGGGATTAAAATGCAATTTAGCTAGTGCTTCTTATCAGCATCCTGTAGGAATTTGCATCTCACTTATCAAACCCACTTCTCAACCAGCTCAAAAACTCTTAATAGACAGGCCTATTAAAGGCGGGGAAAATTTTCCTCGACAAGACATTCCAGGTAGTAATCACCGAAAAGAGGGGAACGATTTACCAGGTGATGATGCGAAATATTACGTTCACCCAAACGGAATGTGGAGTATACACACTGTTAAAATTCAAGATGATATTGCAGCGAGTAAAGTGGAACCCACTGCGATGAATTCAACAGGGAACAAAACACATGATCAGGCACTGCACAAGAAATCCACCAAAG CTTCGGTACAAGATTCGATTCCAGATGTTACTCCGGCGGTGATTTTCGTGGCTGCAAGTGGAGCCATATTTTTATGTCTAATTGGTCTGCTATTTCTCCCCATTTCGCGAAAAAGAGGAAACGCGAAAACCTCGCAAacaaatttacaatga